From a single Saccharomyces kudriavzevii IFO 1802 strain IFO1802 genome assembly, chromosome: 15 genomic region:
- the CPA1 gene encoding carbamoyl-phosphate synthase (glutamine-hydrolyzing) CPA1 (similar to Saccharomyces cerevisiae CPA1 (YOR303W); ancestral locus Anc_8.776) — MSAAQTKATFCIQNGPSFEGISFGANKSVAGETVFTTSLVGYPESMTDPSYRGQILVFTQPLIGNYGVPSGEARDEFNLLKYFESPHIHVVGVIVAEYAYQYSHWTAVESLAQWCQREGVAAVTGVDTRELVQYLREQGSSLGRITLAEQEPIPYVNPMKTNLVAQVTTKKPFHVSALPGKARANVALIDCGVKENIIRCLVKRGANVTVFPYDYRIQDIASEFDGIFLSNGPGNPELCQVTISNVRELLNNPSYDRIPIFGICLGHQLLALASGAFTHKLKYGNRAHNIPAMDLTTGQCHITSQNHGYAVDPETLSKGLWKPYFVNLNDKSNEGMIHLQRPIFSTQFHPEAKGGPLDTAILFDKFFDNIETYQLESQRKVSMSLKVTRNTGKSKLQTLNVTKLAKERVLF; from the coding sequence ATGTCTGCTGCTCAAACGAAAGCTACCTTCTGCATCCAAAACGGGCCTTCCTTCGAAGGTATCTCTTTCGGCGCAAACAAATCCGTCGCTGGTGAAACCGTTTTCACCACTTCTCTGGTTGGTTATCCAGAGTCTATGACTGATCCCTCCTACCGTGGTCAAATATTAGTCTTCACGCAGCCCTTGATTGGCAACTACGGTGTCCCATCCGGAGAGGCCCGTGACGAATTCAACTTACTCAAGTACTTTGAATCTCCACACATCCACGTCGTCGGCGTCATCGTGGCTGAATATGCCTATCAGTATTCTCACTGGACTGCCGTTGAATCTCTTGCACAGTGGTGCCAACGAGAAGGTGTCGCTGCCGTTACTGGCGTAGACACTCGTGAATTGGTGCAATACCTGAGAGAACAGGGATCTTCCCTGGGTCGTATCACTTTGGCTGAGCAAGAACCAATTCCCTACGTTAATCCCATGAAGACCAACTTGGTCGCTCAAGTCACCACAAAGAAACCGTTCCACGTCTCCGCATTACCTGGAAAGGCTAGGGCAAATGTTGCTCTTATCGATTGTGGTGTCAAAGAGAACATCATCAGGTGTCTGGTCAAGAGAGGTGCCAATGTTACTGTTTTCCCCTATGATTATAGGATTCAAGATATTGCTTCGGAATTCGATGGTATTTTCTTATCCAACGGTCCAGGTAACCCGGAATTATGCCAGGTCACAATTTCCAATGTCAGAGAATTATTGAACAACCCTAGTTATGACCGTATTCCTATCTTCGGCATTTGCCTTGGCCACCAGCTCTTGGCTCTTGCCTCTGGAGCCTTCACTCACAAATTGAAGTACGGCAATAGGGCCCATAATATCCCTGCCATGGATTTGACCACTGGCCAGTGCCACATAACCTCCCAAAACCATGGTTATGCGGTGGATCCTGAAACCCTATCAAAGGGCCTATGGAAACCTTACTTTGTCAATCTGAACGATAAATCGAACGAAGGTATGATACATCTCCAAAGAcccattttttccactCAGTTCCATCCTGAGGCGAAGGGTGGTCCCTTGGACACCGCCATCCTTTTTGACAAGTTCTTCGATAATATCGAAACTTACCAATTGGaatctcaaagaaaagtttcaatGTCCCTGAAAGTAACTCGTAACACTGGTAAATCAAAATTGCAAACCTTGAATGTTACCAAATTAGCCAAGGAAAGAGTATTgttctaa
- the ISW2 gene encoding DNA translocase (similar to Saccharomyces cerevisiae ISW2 (YOR304W); ancestral locus Anc_8.778) translates to MTTQQEEDQLHDSENDENQSSLEGLTDTSDANLKDDNSDDDDVKQGENSSGKQIYTVADRPPEYWAQRKKKFLLNVDPKYAKQRDKSDTYKRFKYLLGVTDLFRHFIGIKAKHDKNIQKLLKQLDSDVNKLSKSQNSISSSLRHHRKTEKEEDAELMADEEDEIVDEYQEDIFVSESPSFVKSGKLRDYQVQGLNWLISLHENKLSGILADEMGLGKTLQTISFLGYLRYVKQIEGPFLIIVPKSTLDNWRREFLKWTPNVSVLVLHGDKDSRAGIVRNIILEARFDVLITSYEMVIREKNALKRLTWQYIVIDEAHRIKNEQSALSQIIRLFYSKNRLLITGTPLQNNLHELWALLNFLLPDIFGDSAVFDEWFEQNNSEQDQEIVVQQLHSVLNPFLLRRVKADVEKSLLPKIETNVYVGMTDMQIQWYKSLLEKDIDAVNGAVGKREGKTRLLNIVMQLRKCCNHPYLFEGAEPGPPYTTDEHLIFNAGKMIILDKLLKRLKENGSRVLIFSQMSRLLDILEDYCYFRDFEYCRIDGSTSHEERIEAIDEYNKPNSEKFVFLLTTRAGGLGINLVTADTVVLFDSDWNPQADLQAMDRAHRIGQKKQVHVYRFVTENAIEEKVIERAAQKLRLDQLVIQQGTGKKTASLGNSKDDLLDMIQFGAKNMFEKKASKVTVDADIDDILKKGEQKTQELNVKYQSLGLDDLQKFNGIENQSAYEWNGKSFQKKSDDKIVEWINPSRRERRREQTTYSVDDYYKEIIGGGSKLASKQTPQPKAPRAPKIIHGQDFQFFPKQLDALQEKEQLSFKKKVNYKVTSYDITGNTPNEGSDAEEEEEEYIDAADGESRTVHEELKRKIQEEQEKINSAPDFTADDELEKQELISQAFSNWNKRDFMAFINACAKYGRDDMENIKISIDSKTPEEVEKYAKVFWERLKEISGWEKYLHNVELGEKKNEKLRFQEALVRQKIEQCKHPLHELVIQYPPNNARRTYNTLEDKFLLLAVNKYGLRADKLYEKLKQEIMMSDLFTFDWFIKTRTVHELSKRVHTLLTLIVREYEQPDANKKKRSRTVATREDTPLSQNESTRASTVPNLPLGIVPNQKEINDHTDKRPKIDQEA, encoded by the coding sequence ATGACGACCCAGCAAGAGGAAGATCAACTACATGACTCCGAGAACGATGAAAACCAATCATCTTTAGAAGGCCTGACGGATACTTCTGACGCAAATTTAAAGGACGACAACagcgatgacgatgatgtTAAGCAAGGTGAAAACTCATCAGGAAAGCAAATTTACACAGTGGCAGATAGACCGCCGGAATATTGGgctcaaagaaagaaaaaatttctgcTAAATGTAGATCCGAAATACGCCAAGCAAAGAGACAAGTCCGACACGTACAAACGATTCAAGTATTTATTAGGCGTCACAGATCTTTTCCGTCATTTTATTGGTATTAAGGCTAAGCACGATAAAaacattcaaaaacttttaAAACAGCTAGATTCCGATGTCAACAAACTTTCCAAATCACAAAACTCCATCAGCTCCTCATTACGTCACCATagaaaaacagaaaaggaGGAAGATGCTGAATTAATGGCTGACGAGGAAGACGAAATTGTGGACGAGTATCAGGAAGACATATTCGTATCCGAGTCCCCCTCTTTTGTCAAATCAGGAAAATTGAGAGACTACCAGGTGCAAGGTTTAAACTGGCTCATTTCGTTACACGAGAATAAATTATCTGGTATCTTGGCAGATGAAATGGGATTGGGTAAAACTTTGCAAACAATCTCATTCTTAGGTTACCTAAGATATGTCAAGCAAATTGAGGGGCCTTTTTTGATCATAGTACCGAAATCAACTTTGGATAATTGGAGACGAGAGTTCCTCAAATGGACTCCAAACGTTAGCGTCCTCGTGTTACATGGTGACAAAGATTCAAGAGCCGGTATAGTACGAAATATAATCCTAGAAGCCAGATTTGATGTATTAATCACATCTTATGAAATGGTTATCAGGGAGAAAAATGCTCTGAAAAGGTTGACCTGGCAATATATCGTAATCGATGAAGCTCACAGGATCAAAAACGAGCAAAGTGCGTTATCCCAAATAATTAGACTGTTTTACTCCAAAAATAGACTATTGATTACGGGCACGCCTTTACAAAACAATCTCCACGAATTATGGGCTCTATTGAATTTCTTATTACCTGATATATTTGGAGATTCTGCGGTGTTTGATGAATGGTTCGAACAAAATAATTCTGAGcaagatcaagaaattgTGGTTCAGCAATTGCACTCAGTGCTGAACCCTTTCTTGCTGAGAAGAGTGAAAGCagatgttgaaaaatccTTATTACCTAAAATTGAAACCAATGTTTACGTCGGCATGACTGATATGCAAATCCAATGGTATAAATCGTTACTAGAAAAGGACATAGACGCTGTTAATGGTGCTGTCGGGAAAAGAGAGGGAAAAACAAGATTATTAAATATTGTCATGCAATTGAGGAAGTGCTGTAACCACCCATATCTTTTTGAAGGTGCAGAACCTGGTCCGCCCTACACGACAGATGAACATTTGATTTTTAACGCAGGAAAAATGATTATACTAGATAAGCTACTGAAAagattgaaagaaaacggATCTAGAGTATTAATCTTCAGTCAAATGTCAAGGCTATTGGATATTTTAGAAGACTATTGCTATTTCAgagattttgaatattgtaGAATTGATGGTTCTACCAGCCACGAAGAACGTATAGAGGCTATTGATGAGTATAATAAACCAAACTCTGAAAAGTTCGTCTTTTTGTTAACTACACGTGCTGGTGGGTTAGGTATCAACCTTGTTACAGCAGACACCGTTGTCCTTTTTGATTCTGATTGGAACCCTCAAGCCGACTTACAAGCAATGGATAGAGCGCATAGGATCGgtcaaaagaaacaagtTCATGTTTATCGATTTGTTACAGAAAACgctattgaagaaaaagtcaTCGAACGTGCCGCACAGAAATTGAGATTAGATCAATTGGTTATACAACAAGGTACCGGTAAGAAAACCGCATCTCTTGGTAATTCAAAAGATGATCTCTTAGATATGATTCAGTTTGGTGCTAAAAACatgtttgaaaaaaaagcaagcaAGGTTACTGTTGACGCAGACATcgatgatattttgaaaaagggtGAACAAAAGACACAGGAGCTAAACGTCAAATATCAAAGTTTAGGGCTTGATGATCtacaaaaattcaatggaATTGAGAATCAGTCTGCTTACGAATGGAATGGTAAAAgcttccaaaaaaaatcggACGACAAAATTGTAGAATGGATTAATCCTTCCcgaagagaaagaaggagAGAACAAACAACATATTCAGTTGATGATTACTATAAGGAGATTATCGGCGGCGGATCTAAATTAGCAAGTAAACAAACTCCACAACCAAAGGCACCACGTGCTCCAAAGATTATACATGGTCAggattttcaattctttccGAAGCAGTTGGATGCcttacaagaaaaagaacaactttccttcaagaagaaggttAACTACAAAGTTACCTCCTATGATATTACAGGAAATACACCAAATGAAGGTAGTgatgctgaagaagaagaagaggaataTATAGATGCGGCGGATGGAGAAAGTCGTACAGTTCATGAAGAactaaaaaggaaaatccaggaggaacaagaaaagatcaacTCAGCGCCCGATTTTACTGCAGATGATGAACTGGAGAAGCAAGAGTTAATATCACAAGCCTTTAGTAATTGGAATAAAAGAGATTTTATGGCGTTTATCAATGCCTGTGCGAAATACGGTAGAGATGATATGGAGAATATCAAGATATCTATAGATTCAAAAACGCCAGAAGAGGTCGAAAAATATGCCAAGGTTTTCTGGGAAAGGCTAAAGGAAATTAGCGGATGGGAGAAATATTTACACAATGTCGAACTTggagagaaaaagaatgaaaaactgAGATTCCAAGAAGCTCTAGTAAGAcagaaaattgaacaatGTAAACATCCGTTGCATGAGCTGGTAATACAATACCCACCAAATAATGCAAGAAGAACTTATAATACGTTAGAGGATAAGTTTCTGTTACTGGCGGTCAACAAATACGGCCTTCGTGCTGACAAACTTTACGAAAAATTGAAGCAAGAAATTATGATGAGTGACCTATTTACTTTTGATTGGTTTATTAAAACAAGAACAGTACACGAATTATCAAAGAGAGTCCATACGCTGTTGACTTTAATTGTAAGGGAATATGAGCAGCCAGATgcaaacaagaagaaacgaAGTAGAACCGTAGCAACTAGAGAGGATACTCCTCTATCCCAGAATGAAAGCACACGAGCTTCTACAGTTCCAAATCTTCCATTAGGGATTGTACCGAatcaaaaggaaataaacGATCATACTGACAAAAGACCCAAAATCGATCAAGAAGCGTGA
- the BIL1 gene encoding Bil1p (similar to Saccharomyces cerevisiae YOR304C-A; ancestral locus Anc_8.781) produces the protein MSTEKLETSEEPQAPLANTSETNSIKKDSENVVTVFDLANEIEKSLKDVQKQMKENDEQFSRSIQAIENKLEKLSQ, from the coding sequence ATGAGCACCGAAAAACTAGAAACCTCGGAAGAACCACAAGCACCTTTGGCTAATACGTCAGAGACTAACTCAATTAAGAAAGATTCAGAAAATGTTGTCACTGTGTTCGATCTCGCAAatgaaatagaaaaatcaCTTAAGGATGTACAGAAAcaaatgaaggaaaacgaTGAACAGTTTTCACGAAGCATACAGGCCATTGAGAATAAACTTGAGAAATTGAGCCAGTGA
- the RRG7 gene encoding Rrg7p (similar to Saccharomyces cerevisiae RRG7 (YOR305W); ancestral locus Anc_8.782), with amino-acid sequence MPNMIRNYLGRRCLNNSAIQAYIKQNAAVARSTVFQGNLYEYTVMRELSEKLRMTKLQKIGGAHDGGVDVRGNWPVDYIYVKTSSLIPSLETTDTIKRTNSQNGFVLKPLKYRMVDHTFKPLKVLVQCKAFTKSKLSPKEFRELVGTFTSLVSSSQRNKTVCIMCSPHLLTKDTLKLINNISLPMIYLRVEMLKEKPDGEFDLRNSGRLVNYYENSYASALLKDCRIPEWLKLGIYKNNDFDLHEKGKEIPLK; translated from the coding sequence ATGCCAAACATGATAAGAAATTATCTAGGACGAAGATGTCTCAATAATTCTGCAATTCAAGCATATATCAAACAAAACGCTGCCGTCGCTCGTTCGACAGTATTCCAAGGAAATCTCTATGAATATACGGTGATGAGGGAGTTATCTGAGAAACTCAGAATGAcaaaactacaaaaaaTTGGCGGCGCCCATGATGGAGGTGTAGATGTAAGGGGCAATTGGCCGGTAGATTACATTTATGTGAAAACCTCATCACTGATACCCAGTTTAGAAACGACCGACACTATAAAGAGAACAAACTCCCAGAATGGCTTTGTTTTGAAGCCGTTGAAATATAGAATGGTTGATCATACTTTTAAACCATTAAAAGTGCTGGTTCAATGCAAGGCTTTCACTAAATCCAAGCTATCTCCAAAGGAATTCCGTGAATTGGTAGGAACATTCACCTCATTAGTATCGAGCAGCCAACGCAACAAAACTGTATGTATAATGTGTTCTCCTCACTTGTTGACAAAAGATACTCTAAAACTTATCAATAATATCTCGCTCCCTATGATATACCTGCGTGTTGAGATGCTGAAAGAGAAACCTGATGGGGAGTTTGACTTGAGGAATTCAGGAAGGCTGGTCAATTATTATGAGAATTCTTACGCCTCCGCATTGCTAAAAGATTGCAGAATTCCTGAGTGGTTAAAGCTAGGaatatacaaaaataatgattttgatttacACGAAAAAGGGAAGGAAATTCCACTTAAATAG
- the MCH5 gene encoding riboflavin transporter (similar to Saccharomyces cerevisiae MCH5 (YOR306C); ancestral locus Anc_8.783) translates to MSAESITPKDTVVPEDQTNQLRQPDLNEDSIHYDSEEDDIVSLETTASYASTLVSAKGYTKKAEHKTTDIEGRPHWSETTSRTHESDSEEGDSNGEAENFPEGGLKAWVVTFGCFLGLIACFGLLNSTGVIESHLQDNQLANESVSTIGWLFSLFLFVCFASCIISGTYFDRNGFRTIMIVGTVFHVAGLFATANSTKYWHFILSFAIVCGFGNGIVLSPLVSVPAHYFFKRRGTALAMATIGGSVGGVVFPIMLRSFFSMKLDTDPSYGFVWGIRTLGFLDLALLALSIVLVKERLPHVIEGSKAGEARWRYIVRVYILQCFDAKAFLDMKYLFCVLGTVFGELSINAALTYYGSYATSHGISANDAYTLIMIINVCGIPGRWVPGYLSDKFGRFNVAIATLFTLFIVMFVGWLPFGTNLKNMYIISALYGFCSGSVFSLLPVCCGQISKTEEFGKRYSTMYFVVAFGTLVGIPITGAIISNKTTADYQHYIIFCGLATFVSAVCYIISRAYCVGFKWVRF, encoded by the coding sequence atgagTGCAGAAAGCATAACACCTAAAGATACCGTAGTTCCAGAAGATCAAACAAATCAACTGCGGCAACCAGATTTGAACGAGGATAGCATACATTATGattcagaagaagatgatataGTGTCTTTAGAGACAACTGCCTCGTATGCTTCGACTCTGGTATCCGCCAAAGGGTATACCAAAAAGGCAGAGCATAAAACCACAGACATAGAAGGCCGGCCGCATTGGAGCGAGACTACTTCGAGGACGCACGAAAGCGACAGTGAAGAGGGGGATTCCAACGGCGAagctgaaaattttccagaagGTGGGCTCAAAGCTTGGGTGGTGACATTCGGTTGCTTCTTGGGCTTGATTGCGTGCTTTGGTTTATTAAATTCAACAGGTGTCATAGAAAGTCACTTACAGGACAACCAATTAGCTAACGAGAGTGTTTCGACCATTGGATGGTTGTTCTCcctatttctttttgtttgttttgcCTCATGTATCATCAGCGGTACTTACTTCGACAGAAATGGATTCAGGACTATCATGATTGTAGGCACGGTTTTCCATGTGGCCGGTTTATTCGCTACCGCCAATTCCACCAAATACTGGCATTTTATACTCTCTTTTGCTATAGTATGTGGGTTTGGTAATGGTATCGTACTAAGTCCATTAGTAAGTGTCCCCGCCCActacttcttcaaaaggcGTGGTACCGCTTTGGCAATGGCCACCATTGGTGGTAGTGTTGGTGGTGTCGTTTTTCCAATTATGTTGcgtagttttttttccatgaAATTAGATACCGATCCAAGTTACGGTTTTGTGTGGGGTATTCGGACATTGGGCTTTTTAGATCTGGCTTTGCTAGCATTATCGATCGTCTTAGTCAAGGAAAGATTGCCACACGTTATTGAAGGCTCTAAAGCTGGAGAAGCACGTTGGAGGTACATCGTCAGAGTATACATCTTACAATGTTTCGATGCAAAAGCATTCCTAGATATGAAATATCTGTTCTGTGTTCTAGGAACAGTGTTTGGTGAACTGTCTATAAACGCAGCTTTAACTTACTATGGTTCATACGCTACCAGCCACGGAATTTCAGCAAATGATGCTTACACTTTAATTATGATTATAAACGTATGTGGTATACCTGGAAGATGGGTCCCCGGCTATTTGAGTGATAAGTTTGGTAGGTTTAACGTCGCCATAGCAACTTTATTTACGTTATTCATCGTCATGTTTGTCGGCTGGTTACCATTTGGTacgaacttgaaaaatatgtaCATTATCAGTGCATTGTATGGCTTTTGTTCGGGAAGTGTCTTTTCCTTACTTCCTGTCTGCTGTGGACAAATATCTAAGACTGAGGAATTTGGTAAACGTTACTCGACAATGTATTTCGTTGTCGCCTTTGGTACATTGGTTGGCATTCCAATCACGGGTGCCATCATCTCTAACAAAACCACGGCAGATTATCAGCATTACATCATATTTTGCGGTTTAGCAACGTTTGTCAGCGCTGTTTGTTATATAATTTCGAGAGCATACTGCGTTGGTTTCAAATGGGTTAGATTTTAA
- the SLY41 gene encoding Sly41p (similar to Saccharomyces cerevisiae SLY41 (YOR307C); ancestral locus Anc_8.785) has product MIQTQSGPTKRRNSVHKNLFDPSLYQMPGLPRGSFQHQKKEYGKENHIFRQKFISSKKSFLQQFPNNIQVYLPEIDLRITATCFIWYVMSSISSNVSKTILRAFNHPVALTELQFLVSGILCVGFASVVNLFRLPRLKHTKFSNALNSFPEGILPEYLDGNFRSSILSKFLIPSKLVLVTTFPMGIFQFIGHVTSHKAVSMIPVSLVHSVKALSPIITVGYYKLFEHRYYNPMTYYTLLLLIFGIMITCWSTHGNRMVSDEKKCSSSIGLFFAFISMIIFVSQNIFAKNILTIRRKVGILPSSSTDDFTAKEEQPNSDKTRYSPLQVDKITILFYCSCIGFLLTLLPFLTSELVHGDSVIGDLTLKIVCLVVIHGIAHFFQAMLAFQLIGLLSSINYSVANILKRIVVIFVAIFWETKVNFAQLFGVTLTIAGLYGYEKWGLSKKNRCQA; this is encoded by the coding sequence ATGATTCAAACTCAAAGTGGACCGACTAAACGGCGCAACTCCGTCCATAAAAACCTATTTGACCCATCGTTATATCAAATGCCAGGATTGCCACGTGGGAGTTTCCAACACCAGAAAAAAGAGTATGGTAAGGAGAATCACATCTTTCGACAAAAGTTCATTAGctcgaagaaaagtttTCTACAGCAGTTTCCTAATAATATCCAGGTATACTTACCTGAAATCGACTTGAGAATAACTGCCACCTGTTTCATATGGTACGTAATGTCCTCTATTTCAAGTAACGTATCCAAAACTATTTTAAGAGCTTTTAATCACCCGGTGGCTCTCACAGAATTACAATTCCTTGTTAGTGGCATTCTATGTGTAGGGTTCGCTTCCGTAGTGAATTTATTTCGACTACCTCGTTTGAAGCATACAAAGTTTTCGAATGCACTGAATAGCTTTCCGGAAGGAATTCTTCCTGAATACCTGGACGGTAATTTCCGTAGTTCTATTCTAAGCAAGTTTTTGATTCCTTCAAAGCTGGTTTTGGTAACTACGTTTCCAATGGGGATATTCCAATTTATTGGACATGTCACATCGCATAAGGCAGTCTCAATGATACCAGTATCCTTAGTGCATTCCGTAAAGGCATTGTCGCCAATTATAACAGTTGGATATTATAAACTCTTTGAACATCGTTATTACAACCCCATGACGTATTATACCCTGTTACTTCTAATTTTTGGTATCATGATTACCTGCTGGTCAACTCATGGAAATAGGATGGTATCAGATGAAAAGAAGTGCTCTTCATCGAttggtttattttttgcatTTATTTCCATGATAATATTTGTGTCACAGAATATTTTTGccaaaaatattttaacTATCAGGAGAAAGGTGGGAATTCTACCGTCTTCCTCCACTGATGACTTCACAGCGAAGGAAGAACAGCCAAATTCAGACAAAACAAGATATTCACCATTACAAGTGGATAAAATAACCATATTGTTTTATTGCTCGTGCATTGGGTTTTTACTAACCCTATTACCTTTTTTAACCAGTGAACTGGTGCATGGTGACAGCGTTATCGGTGATCTGACGCTAAAAATAGTATGTCTTGTAGTGATTCACGGTATAGCACATTTTTTCCAGGCCATGCTTGCATTTCAGTTGATTGGATTACTTTCTTCCATTAACTACTCGGTAGCAAACATCTTGAAGAGGatcgtcgtcatcttcGTTGCAATATTTTGGGAAACGAAGGTAAACTTCGCACAATTGTTTGGTGTCACTTTGACAATTGCCGGATTGTATGGCTATGAGAAATGGGGACTTTCGAAAAAGAATAGATGTCAAGCATGA
- the SNU66 gene encoding U4/U6-U5 snRNP complex subunit SNU66 (similar to Saccharomyces cerevisiae SNU66 (YOR308C); ancestral locus Anc_8.786) yields MNTQQSLSIAETNEIRQKLGLKPISVVQDKDADRNESLSIEETNKLVISTGQKHIPSQKNVTPFSPNIRSTVKVNTLREKITEFQRANTPLRNTQLIKDDDANDDNLWLENLDAITVPGEAKPLNTLLVNESTGKEDEDIDLHNVQVSCSIEELGASEEAILTLKESSIFDDADSSDVLENEKVAQETTDREKLRLRQMNKDRRQKRLNLHVSSLDIQEEEKTSPKNTLLSIGAEKGIIKVPKPESAKQSVGKIKVNFDDIDNVSDEDGGDFKPLKIKKRKVKDPKSAKTRKSKIFHKMEVVKLVDEDENLSWMNEEQLVTIINAKSNRKNELKGAELLAGEIEKARNEKKLRAEHILKMRENANNFVIDEKTVFLDTLDISLPGGIVTADEATLDYNRETNIKYTTNQHPGEEVGSNNPSKAANGGSKNEEHSSDVPCFFSGIASTLGFLRKKNLFATEDANSKAKKETKVEAVKQTIDKELAQKQNGSNACLQEKQSRKQFQGTEPLNNGSKIRRNRLSHYDPDIQLVYRDEKGNQLTTKEAYKKLSQKFHGTKSNKKKKAKMQSRIEARKSAPQDRNVFEFGNS; encoded by the coding sequence ATGAATACGCAACAAAGCCTTTCTATTGCGGAGACAAACGAAATAAGGCAAAAGTTAGGTCTGAAGCCTATTTCAGTTGTCCAGGATAAAGATGCGGACCGTAACGAATCTTTGTCAATCGAAGAAACAAACAAGCTAGTAATTTCTACCGGCCAGAAGCATATTCCGtctcaaaaaaatgtaacTCCTTTCAGTCCTAACATTCGTAGCACTGTCAAGGTCAATACACTTCGAGAGAAGATAACGGAGTTTCAAAGGGCTAACACACCTTTACGAAACACGCAGCTAATTAAAGACGATGATGCTAATGACGATAATTTGTGGttagaaaatttggatGCAATTACTGTCCCAGGTGAGGCCAAACCGCTCAACACATTGTTAGTAAATGAGAGTACGGGAAAAGAAGACGAGGATATTGATCTGCATAATGTCCAAGTGTCATGTAGTATCGAGGAGCTCGGTGCAAGTGAAGAAGCTATTCTAACCTTGAAAGAAAGCAgcatttttgatgatgCAGATTCCAGTGATGTATTAgagaatgaaaaagtggCCCAAGAAACGACTGatagagaaaaattgcGATTGCGAcaaatgaataaagacaGAAGACAAAAGAGACTGAATTTACATGTTTCCAGCTTAGATATTCAAGAGGAGGAGAAAACTTCGCCTAAAAACACACTTTTAAGCATTGGAGcagaaaaaggaattatTAAGGTACCAAAGCCTGAATCTGCAAAACAGTCTGTAGGGAAGATTAAAGTGAACTTCGATGATATAGATAATGTTTCGGACGAAGACGGTGGAGACTTTAAgccattaaaaataaagaaacgTAAAGTTAAGGACCCGAAGTCGGCTAAAACCAGGAAgtcaaagatttttcataAGATGGAAGTTGTTAAGTTGgtagatgaagatgaaaactTATCTTGGATGAATGAAGAACAACTAGTGACAATAATAAATGCAAAATCAAATCGAAAAAATGAGTTAAAGGGCGCAGAGCTTCTTGCCggagaaattgaaaaggcaaggaatgaaaaaaagctgCGTGCTGAAcatatattgaaaatgcGTGAAAATGCCAATAACTTCGTTATTGACGAAAAGACGGTTTTCCTGGATACTTTGGACATAAGTCTTCCTGGAGGGATTGTCACTGCCGATGAAGCAACATTGGATTATAATAGAGAGACAAATATCAAGTATACCACTAATCAACATCCTGGAGAAGAGGTAGGGAGCAATAACCCATCTAAAGCGGCTAATGGCGGATCAAAAAACGAGGAGCATAGTAGTGACGTaccatgttttttttctggcaTTGCATCAACGCTAGGGTTTCTTCGGAAGAAGAATCTATTTGCCACAGAGGAtgcaaattcaaaagcaaaaaaagagactAAAGTAGAAGCCGTGAAACAAACTATTGACAAAGAACTAGCTCAGAAACAGAATGGCTCCAATGCTTGCTTACAGGAAAAGCAATCCCGCAAACAATTTCAAGGCACTGAACCTCTAAATAATGGCTCAAAAATCCGGCGAAATAGGCTTAGCCATTATGATCCTGACATACAACTTGTCTATAGAGACGAGAAAGGAAATCAACTGACTACTAAGGAGGCATATAAAAAACTATCCCAAAAGTTTCATGGCACAAAGAgtaacaaaaagaaaaaagcaaaaatgcAATCCAGAATTGAAGCGAGGAAAAGTGCACCTCAAGACCGTAACGTGTTTGAGTTTGGTAATAGTTAA